In Mugil cephalus isolate CIBA_MC_2020 chromosome 20, CIBA_Mcephalus_1.1, whole genome shotgun sequence, the following are encoded in one genomic region:
- the gpr146 gene encoding probable G-protein coupled receptor 146 translates to MWICMVYNETDTSVDFWLCQDLGLILSVFSLIYLLVCFPLGLCYNMLLVVVNLSNKVSMTMPDVYFVNMAIAGLVLNLVAPVELLSSTFTRWHVWEYNNEIYITLLILFNISSLVIMYSTTLLSLDYYIERALPRTYMSSVYNTKHVCGFIWGGAVLTSFSSLLFYVCNHISTKMVECSKMQNEEAADAIMMFIGYVVPAVAVLYAFVLILRIRKESTPLDQDSARLDPSIHRLLLASVCVQFVLWTPYYMTLLVHTVAGAPGYISNSRYLPTYYFLRCLSKLLAFSSSFAMPLMYRQMNKNFSNKLQRLLRRLHCRDQSCPHERSTVQQVVT, encoded by the coding sequence ATGTGGATCTGCATGGTTTACAATGAGACGGACACCAGCGTGGACTTCTGGCTCTGCCAGGACTTGGGCCTCATCCTGTCGGTCTTCTCCCTCATCTACCTCCTGGTGTGCTTCCCGCTGGGGCTGTGCTACAacatgctgctggtggtggtgaacctCTCCAACAAGGTGTCCATGACCATGCCCGACGTCTACTTCGTCAACATGGCCATCGCGGGCCTCGTCCTCAACCTGGTGGCGCCCGTGGAGCTCCTGAGCTCCACCTTCACCCGCTGGCACGTGTGGGAGTACAACAACGAGATCTACATCACCCTGCTCATCCTCTTCAACATCTCCTCCCTGGTCATCATGTACTCCACCACGCTGCTCAGTCTGGACTACTACATAGAGCGGGCGCTCCCGCGCACGTACATGTCCAGCGTGTACAACACCAAGCACGTTTGCGGCTTCATCTGGGGCGGCGCGGTGCTCACCAGCTTCTCCTCGCTGCTCTTCTACGTGTGCAACCACATCTCCACGAAGATGGTCGAGTGCTCGAAGATGCAGAACGAGGAGGCGGCGGACGCCATCATGATGTTCATCGGCTACGTGGTTCCGGCCGTGGCCGTGCTCTACGCGTTCGTGCTCATACTGCGCATCAGGAAGGAATCCACGCCTCTGGATCAGGACTCCGCTCGCCTGGACCCCTCCATACACAGGCTGCTGTTGGCCTCGGTGTGCGTGCAGTTTGTGCTCTGGACCCCGTACTACATGACCCTTCTGGTACACACCGTAGCTGGTGCGCCGGGGTACATTAGCAATTCGCGTTACTTACCTACCTATTATTTCCTGAGATGCTTGTCTAAGCTGCTGgctttctccagcagcttcgcGATGCCACTCATGTACAGGCAGATGAACAAGAACTTCTCCAACAAACTCCAGCGGCTGCTCAGGAGGCTGCACTGTCGAGATCAGTCCTGCCCTCACGAACGCTCAACAGTGCAGCAAGTGGTGACGTGA